A region from the Bradyrhizobium erythrophlei genome encodes:
- the putA gene encoding bifunctional proline dehydrogenase/L-glutamate gamma-semialdehyde dehydrogenase PutA: MTSDASPLPPFEAAYAPDDGLLAARLLESSGLSREQDARIDRRASRLIAAIRANDDRLGGVEDMLREFALSTKEGLALMVLAEALLRVPDARTADQFIEDRLGQGDFVHHETRSSAFLVNASAWALGMSARVIQPGETPQGTIGRLTKRLGAPAVRAATRQAMRLMGSHFVLGETIEAALARADTPRPTRYSFDMLGEGARTAADAARYFNSYASAIEAIGRSAGDRPLPDRPGISVKLSALHPRFEALSRARVLAELVPLLINLAQRAKAFELNFTVDAEEADRLELSLEVIAAAFSDASLQGWDGFGLAIQAYQKRAEAVIDHVQELARTLNRRMMVRLVKGAYWDTEIKRAQERGLDDYPVFTRKAMTDLNYVACAQKLLTLRPRLFPQFATHNALTVATLEELAGDTSGFEFQRLHGMGEALYAQLSADRPGLATRTYAPVGSHRDLLAYLVRRLLENGANSSFVALAADDAVPASTLLRRPAETIGTASDARHKKIPLPRDLYQPQRRNSRGIEFGERAALTGLLAAIAAEATPVAAAPLIDGQTQTGTARPIVSPIDPATSVGSVVDPTPEQAGAAVAAARAGFFCWSRTPAAGRADVLERAADLLEQRRAHFIALLQREGGKTLDDALSELREAVDFCRYYAAEGRKLLCGETMPGPTGESNLLELRGRGVFVAISPWNFPLAIFLGQVTAALMAGNAVVAKPAEQTPLIAMEAVRLLHEAGIPASALHLLPGDGAIGAALTAHPEIAGVVFTGSTEVARAINRALAAKDGPIVPLIAETGGINAMIVDATALPEQVADDVVTSAFRSAGQRCSALRLMFVQDDVANRMIEMISGAARELGMGDPRDIATQIGPVIDGEAKQRLEAHIARMKKEARVHFAGVAPSGNYVAPHIFELADAGQLTEEVFGPVLHVVRYPADRLDRVLQSIERTGYGLTLGIHSRIDDTIEAVIGKLPVGNIYVNRNMIGAVVGVQPFGGQRLSGTGPKAGGPHYLARFVTEQTVTINTSAAGGNAALMSDME; encoded by the coding sequence ATGACATCCGATGCCTCTCCCCTTCCGCCGTTCGAGGCGGCCTACGCGCCGGACGATGGTCTATTGGCGGCGCGGTTGCTCGAATCGAGCGGCTTGAGCCGGGAACAGGACGCGCGGATCGATCGCAGGGCGAGCCGGCTGATCGCCGCCATCAGAGCCAATGACGACCGGCTCGGCGGCGTCGAGGACATGCTTCGCGAGTTCGCGCTCTCCACCAAGGAGGGCCTGGCGCTGATGGTGCTCGCGGAGGCGCTGCTGCGGGTGCCGGACGCCCGCACCGCCGACCAATTCATCGAGGACAGGCTGGGCCAGGGCGATTTTGTCCATCACGAGACCAGGTCCAGCGCCTTCCTCGTCAACGCGTCGGCATGGGCGCTCGGCATGTCGGCGCGGGTGATCCAGCCCGGCGAGACCCCGCAGGGCACGATCGGGCGCTTGACCAAACGGCTCGGTGCGCCGGCGGTACGCGCAGCTACAAGGCAGGCGATGCGGTTGATGGGCAGCCATTTTGTTCTCGGCGAGACCATCGAAGCCGCGCTGGCAAGGGCGGACACGCCGCGCCCAACGCGGTATTCCTTCGACATGCTCGGCGAAGGCGCGCGCACCGCCGCCGACGCGGCGCGCTATTTCAATTCCTACGCGAGCGCGATCGAGGCCATCGGCCGCAGCGCCGGCGACCGGCCGCTGCCGGACCGGCCTGGCATCTCCGTAAAACTCTCCGCGCTGCATCCGCGTTTCGAAGCCCTGAGCCGCGCGCGGGTCCTGGCGGAACTGGTGCCGCTTCTGATCAATCTGGCGCAGCGCGCCAAGGCGTTCGAGCTGAACTTCACCGTTGACGCCGAGGAAGCGGACCGGCTGGAATTGTCGCTGGAAGTGATCGCGGCCGCGTTCAGCGACGCCTCGCTGCAAGGCTGGGACGGCTTTGGGCTGGCGATCCAGGCCTATCAGAAGCGCGCCGAAGCCGTGATCGACCACGTCCAAGAACTCGCGCGGACGCTGAACCGGCGGATGATGGTCCGCCTGGTCAAGGGCGCCTATTGGGACACCGAGATCAAGCGGGCGCAGGAGCGCGGCCTCGACGACTATCCCGTCTTCACCCGCAAGGCGATGACCGACCTCAACTACGTGGCCTGCGCGCAGAAACTGCTGACGCTGCGGCCGCGGCTGTTCCCGCAATTCGCCACCCACAACGCGCTGACGGTGGCAACCCTCGAGGAACTGGCCGGCGACACCAGCGGATTCGAATTCCAGCGCCTGCACGGCATGGGCGAAGCGCTGTACGCGCAATTGAGCGCGGATCGCCCTGGCCTCGCCACTCGGACCTATGCGCCGGTCGGAAGCCACCGCGATCTCCTGGCCTATCTGGTGCGACGGCTGCTGGAGAACGGCGCCAATTCCTCCTTCGTGGCGCTCGCCGCCGACGATGCCGTGCCGGCCTCGACGCTGCTGCGCCGCCCGGCCGAGACCATCGGCACCGCCTCCGATGCGCGGCACAAGAAGATTCCTCTGCCGCGCGATCTCTATCAGCCGCAGCGGCGGAATTCGCGCGGCATCGAATTCGGCGAGCGCGCGGCATTGACCGGACTGCTCGCCGCGATCGCGGCAGAAGCCACGCCTGTTGCGGCGGCGCCGCTGATCGACGGCCAAACACAGACCGGAACCGCGCGGCCGATCGTCAGTCCGATCGATCCCGCGACGTCGGTGGGAAGCGTCGTCGATCCGACGCCGGAGCAGGCTGGCGCAGCCGTGGCCGCCGCGCGCGCGGGATTTTTCTGCTGGAGCCGGACGCCCGCCGCCGGGCGCGCGGACGTGCTAGAGCGAGCCGCGGATCTGCTGGAGCAGCGGCGCGCGCATTTCATCGCGCTGTTGCAGCGCGAGGGCGGCAAGACCCTCGACGATGCGCTTTCCGAACTGCGCGAAGCCGTCGATTTCTGCCGCTACTATGCCGCGGAAGGCCGCAAATTGCTTTGCGGCGAGACGATGCCGGGGCCGACCGGCGAGAGCAATTTGCTCGAGCTGCGCGGCCGCGGCGTGTTCGTTGCGATCTCGCCGTGGAATTTTCCGCTGGCGATCTTTTTAGGCCAGGTGACGGCGGCGCTGATGGCGGGCAATGCGGTGGTGGCAAAACCCGCCGAGCAGACGCCGCTGATTGCAATGGAAGCGGTTCGCCTGCTGCATGAGGCGGGCATACCGGCTTCCGCGTTGCATCTCCTCCCCGGCGACGGCGCCATCGGCGCGGCTCTGACCGCGCATCCGGAAATCGCCGGCGTGGTCTTCACCGGCTCGACCGAGGTCGCGCGCGCGATCAACCGGGCGCTCGCCGCCAAGGACGGCCCGATTGTGCCGCTGATCGCCGAAACCGGCGGCATCAATGCGATGATCGTGGATGCGACCGCGCTGCCGGAGCAGGTCGCCGACGACGTCGTGACGTCGGCGTTCCGCTCCGCCGGCCAGCGCTGCTCGGCGCTGCGGCTGATGTTCGTTCAGGATGACGTCGCGAACCGCATGATCGAAATGATATCGGGCGCGGCGCGCGAATTGGGGATGGGCGACCCGCGCGACATCGCTACCCAGATCGGCCCGGTGATCGACGGCGAGGCGAAACAGCGCCTGGAGGCCCATATCGCGCGCATGAAGAAAGAAGCCCGCGTGCATTTCGCTGGCGTCGCGCCGTCGGGCAATTACGTCGCGCCGCATATCTTCGAACTGGCGGACGCCGGCCAGTTGACCGAGGAAGTGTTCGGACCGGTCCTGCATGTGGTGCGCTATCCGGCCGACCGGCTCGACCGCGTGCTGCAATCGATCGAGCGCACCGGCTACGGGCTGACGCTCGGCATTCACTCCCGCATCGACGATACGATCGAGGCGGTGATCGGGAAGCTTCCGGTCGGCAACATCTATGTCAATCGCAACATGATCGGCGCCGTGGTGGGCGTGCAGCCGTTCGGCGGACAGAGATTGTCGGGCACCGGCCCCAAGGCCGGCGGGCCGCATTATCTGGCGCGTTTCGTCACCGAACAGACCGTAACGATCAACACCTCAGCCGCCGGCGGCAACGCCGCGCTGATGTCGGATATGGAATGA
- a CDS encoding CaiB/BaiF CoA transferase family protein, whose product MEKGIFEGLKVLDCASFIAAPAAATVLSDFGADVIKIEPPGHGDPYRNLPNLPGYPASQHNFAWMLESRNKKSLALDLSKPEGKEVLYRLAAEADVFITNFPPGVRKRLGITYEELKPLNERLVYASFTGYGEKGEEADKPGFDSNAYWARSGLMDLVRADENTTPARSIAGMGDHPCAMAFYGAIVTALYKRERSGKGSHVSSNLMANGVWAASVLAQAKLCGAKFSERRTREHALNAVTNHYRCKDGRWLILSLLNEDRQWPTLARCLEREDLVTDPRFVTRPDRHARSLELIKIFDEIFATKDLAEWRKILDGNGLVFGVVGILDDIPHDKQMIENEVLVPFENDTMLTINSPIWVDGSQKVKPRRAPGIGEHSDEILRAAGYDEAAIRQLRATGAVA is encoded by the coding sequence ATGGAAAAGGGCATCTTCGAAGGCCTCAAGGTTCTGGACTGCGCGAGTTTCATCGCAGCGCCTGCGGCCGCGACCGTGCTGTCGGATTTCGGCGCCGACGTGATCAAGATCGAGCCGCCCGGCCACGGCGATCCCTATCGCAACCTGCCGAACCTGCCGGGATACCCGGCAAGCCAGCACAATTTCGCGTGGATGCTGGAGTCACGCAACAAGAAAAGCCTGGCGCTCGACCTTTCCAAACCGGAAGGCAAGGAGGTGCTGTATCGCCTCGCCGCCGAGGCCGACGTCTTCATCACCAATTTTCCGCCCGGCGTGCGCAAGCGGCTGGGGATCACCTACGAGGAACTCAAGCCGCTCAACGAGCGGCTGGTGTACGCCTCGTTCACCGGTTACGGCGAAAAGGGCGAGGAGGCCGACAAGCCCGGCTTCGACAGCAACGCCTATTGGGCGCGCTCGGGCCTGATGGACCTGGTGCGCGCGGACGAGAACACCACGCCGGCGCGCTCGATCGCCGGCATGGGCGACCACCCTTGCGCGATGGCGTTTTACGGCGCGATCGTCACCGCGCTCTACAAACGCGAGCGCAGCGGCAAGGGCTCGCATGTCAGCTCGAACCTGATGGCCAACGGCGTCTGGGCCGCCTCGGTGCTGGCGCAGGCTAAATTATGCGGCGCGAAATTTTCCGAGCGGCGCACGCGCGAGCACGCGCTGAACGCGGTGACCAACCACTACCGGTGCAAGGACGGCCGCTGGCTGATCCTGTCGCTGCTCAACGAGGACCGGCAGTGGCCGACGCTGGCGCGCTGTCTGGAGCGCGAGGATCTTGTCACCGATCCCCGCTTTGTCACCCGGCCCGATCGCCATGCGCGTTCGCTGGAACTGATAAAAATCTTCGACGAGATCTTTGCTACCAAAGATCTCGCCGAATGGCGCAAGATCCTCGACGGTAACGGGCTGGTGTTCGGCGTGGTCGGCATCCTCGACGATATTCCCCACGACAAACAGATGATCGAGAACGAGGTGCTGGTGCCGTTCGAGAACGACACCATGCTGACCATCAACAGCCCGATCTGGGTCGACGGCAGCCAGAAGGTCAAGCCGCGGCGGGCGCCCGGCATCGGCGAGCACAGCGACGAGATTCTTCGCGCGGCCGGCTATGACGAGGCGGCGATCCGGCAGTTGCGGGCGACGGGCGCGGTGGCCTGA
- a CDS encoding MFS transporter, with translation MADSQAGGAIDVADFIDQQPVGGFQLKLLLTCAAVLFLDGFDAQAIGYVAPALAREWGLTKGALGPVFSAGLFGLMIGALLFGPLADRIGRKRIIILSTLAFGTCALLTAFVQDVNSLLAIRFLTGLGLGGAMPNAIAMTSEFNPRRRRATMVMIMFCGFSVGAALGGLLAAALIPHLGWRSVFVIGGIAPLLLVPVLALRLPESVRFLALTGRADDEVAGLLRWINPKAVFAPATRFVVHEPELPGIPVLHLFRDGRAPVTLLLWVVFFMSLLDLYFLSNWLPTVLNDLGASVSASAVIGSMLQVGGVVGALALGSIIDRFSFRALALVYCIAVFAVGAIGQLGHSIVLVTMAIFAAGFCIVGGQIAANALAATFYPTSVRATSVGWALGIGRVGSIVGPLVGGVLLTMKWSTASVFAAAAAAAMCAALAAFSLSRLARLSGSGNEAADAAASYQASLRPSMTGGG, from the coding sequence ATGGCGGATTCTCAAGCTGGCGGCGCAATCGACGTCGCTGACTTCATCGACCAGCAGCCGGTCGGCGGATTTCAGCTCAAGCTGCTCCTGACCTGCGCGGCGGTGCTGTTCCTCGACGGCTTCGACGCCCAGGCCATCGGCTATGTCGCACCCGCCCTGGCCAGGGAATGGGGCCTGACCAAGGGCGCGCTGGGTCCGGTATTCTCGGCCGGCCTGTTCGGGCTGATGATCGGCGCACTGCTGTTCGGGCCGCTGGCCGACCGCATCGGTCGCAAGCGGATCATTATCCTCTCGACGCTGGCGTTCGGGACATGCGCGCTGCTGACGGCCTTCGTGCAAGACGTCAACTCGCTGCTCGCGATACGGTTTCTCACCGGGCTCGGCCTCGGCGGCGCGATGCCGAATGCGATTGCCATGACCTCCGAATTCAATCCGCGCCGGCGCCGCGCGACCATGGTGATGATCATGTTCTGCGGCTTTTCGGTCGGCGCGGCGCTTGGCGGGCTGCTCGCGGCGGCGCTGATTCCGCATCTCGGCTGGCGTTCGGTGTTTGTCATCGGCGGCATCGCGCCGCTGCTCCTGGTTCCGGTCCTGGCGTTGCGGCTGCCGGAATCCGTGCGTTTCCTCGCGCTCACCGGCCGCGCCGACGACGAGGTCGCGGGATTGCTCCGGTGGATCAACCCGAAGGCGGTATTTGCGCCGGCAACGCGGTTCGTCGTCCATGAACCGGAACTGCCGGGGATTCCGGTGCTGCATCTGTTCCGGGATGGACGAGCCCCGGTGACGCTGCTGCTCTGGGTGGTGTTTTTCATGAGTCTGCTCGATCTCTATTTCCTGTCGAACTGGTTGCCGACGGTTCTCAACGACCTCGGCGCGTCGGTGTCGGCGTCGGCGGTGATCGGATCGATGCTGCAGGTCGGCGGCGTGGTCGGCGCGCTCGCGCTCGGCAGCATCATCGACCGCTTCTCGTTCCGCGCGCTGGCGCTGGTGTATTGCATCGCGGTGTTCGCGGTCGGTGCGATCGGCCAGCTCGGTCATTCGATTGTCTTGGTTACCATGGCAATCTTCGCCGCCGGATTCTGCATCGTCGGCGGCCAGATCGCCGCCAACGCACTGGCCGCGACGTTCTATCCGACTTCGGTAAGGGCGACGAGCGTCGGCTGGGCGCTCGGGATCGGGCGCGTGGGGTCGATCGTCGGCCCGCTGGTCGGCGGCGTGCTGCTGACCATGAAATGGAGCACGGCGTCGGTGTTCGCGGCGGCCGCGGCCGCCGCCATGTGCGCGGCGCTGGCGGCATTCTCGCTGAGCCGGCTCGCGAGGCTGAGCGGAAGCGGCAACGAGGCTGCCGATGCGGCGGCCTCCTATCAGGCATCGCTACGTCCGTCGATGACGGGAGGCGGCTAG
- a CDS encoding flavin-dependent oxidoreductase gives MDDVIIVGAGIGGLTLGLLLHGRGIPCRIFESTAEIKAVGVGINLLPHATTELAALGLEADLARVAIATADATFFNRFGQLIYQEPLGLAAGYEHPQFSIHRGDLQMVLLDAFVARAGRDRLTSNCHCIGVEQDETGVVVAFSDGPGGAKRSTVRGRAAIACDGINSAIRKQFFPREGEPRYSGVNMWRGVTRWQPILSGASMVRTGWLAHGKMVIYPIRPAGADGLQLVNWVAEIETPAYRRRDWNRPGAIGDFIGAFADWHFDWLDVPTFIRAADHVLEFPMVDQDPLPRWSFGRVTLLGDAAHPMVPRGSNGAGQAILDARALVSALLEHGNPVAALAAYESQRLEATTRIVLTNRTNPPDAILREVFVRTGDKPFGKIDDVISREELAALSEGYKQIAGYSRDALRMR, from the coding sequence ATGGACGACGTCATCATCGTCGGCGCCGGCATTGGCGGATTGACGCTCGGGCTGTTGCTGCATGGCCGCGGAATTCCGTGCCGGATATTCGAATCGACGGCGGAGATCAAAGCGGTCGGTGTCGGCATCAATCTGCTGCCCCATGCCACCACGGAACTGGCCGCGCTCGGACTGGAAGCCGATCTGGCCAGGGTCGCGATCGCGACCGCTGATGCGACCTTTTTCAATCGCTTCGGCCAGTTGATCTATCAGGAGCCGCTTGGGCTCGCGGCCGGCTACGAGCATCCGCAGTTTTCAATCCATCGCGGCGATCTGCAGATGGTGCTGCTCGATGCCTTTGTTGCGCGGGCCGGCCGCGACCGGCTGACCAGCAATTGCCATTGCATCGGTGTCGAACAGGATGAGACCGGTGTCGTTGTTGCTTTCTCGGACGGTCCGGGCGGTGCGAAACGCAGCACCGTCCGTGGTCGCGCCGCCATCGCTTGCGACGGCATCAACTCGGCGATCCGCAAGCAGTTCTTTCCCAGGGAAGGCGAGCCGCGCTATTCCGGCGTCAACATGTGGCGCGGCGTCACGCGGTGGCAGCCGATACTGTCCGGCGCCAGCATGGTGCGGACGGGATGGCTGGCGCACGGCAAGATGGTGATCTATCCGATCCGCCCCGCCGGCGCCGACGGGCTACAGCTCGTCAACTGGGTGGCGGAGATCGAGACGCCGGCCTATCGCCGGCGCGACTGGAACCGGCCCGGCGCGATCGGCGATTTCATCGGCGCGTTCGCCGACTGGCATTTCGACTGGCTCGACGTCCCCACGTTCATCCGCGCCGCCGATCATGTGCTGGAATTTCCGATGGTCGATCAGGACCCGCTGCCACGCTGGAGTTTCGGGCGGGTGACGCTTTTGGGCGATGCCGCCCACCCGATGGTGCCGCGCGGCTCCAACGGCGCGGGCCAGGCGATCCTGGATGCGCGGGCACTGGTCTCGGCACTGCTCGAACACGGCAATCCCGTTGCCGCGCTCGCCGCCTATGAAAGCCAGCGGCTGGAGGCCACCACGCGCATCGTGCTGACCAACCGCACCAATCCGCCCGACGCGATCCTGCGCGAGGTGTTTGTCCGCACCGGCGACAAGCCCTTCGGCAAAATCGACGATGTCATCAGCCGCGAGGAACTGGCTGCCTTGTCCGAGGGTTACAAGCAGATCGCCGGCTATTCGAGGGACGCATTGCGCATGCGGTAG
- a CDS encoding Crp/Fnr family transcriptional regulator, giving the protein MAIEKCINEFDVDDVIFEEGSTGRELFVVLDGQVEIAKVNGASKTVIVTLGKGEFFGEMAVIDGSSRSATAIAAAPGTRVMRINHARFVYLVSQQPAFALMIMDALSKRLRASNAVTFRASTP; this is encoded by the coding sequence GTGGCGATCGAGAAATGCATCAACGAATTTGATGTCGACGACGTCATATTCGAGGAAGGCTCCACCGGGCGCGAACTGTTCGTGGTGCTGGACGGCCAGGTCGAGATCGCCAAGGTCAACGGCGCCAGCAAGACCGTGATCGTCACCCTCGGCAAGGGCGAGTTCTTCGGCGAGATGGCCGTGATCGACGGCTCGTCGCGCTCGGCCACCGCGATCGCGGCGGCGCCGGGCACGCGCGTGATGCGGATCAATCATGCCCGCTTCGTCTATCTGGTCAGCCAGCAGCCGGCGTTTGCGCTGATGATCATGGACGCGCTCAGCAAGCGGCTGCGCGCTTCCAACGCCGTCACCTTCAGGGCGTCAACCCCATGA
- a CDS encoding MBL fold metallo-hydrolase: protein MSDRKPSPFPILLNNDVCSLIQAAEDVYQIRFKNRAANAYLVRGKSRTIMIDVGLSSNYPALLECLHHLGCPPEKIDMVVLSHEHLDHIGAAYHFHGRTIIAAHRLAANKIMLRDDFSMLRKMFNEPDVAINIDIWLEEGNLLDLGNFRLNVMYTPGHTSACISLFDQDQGLLFAADTLMPGGVMGGVFGSGSISDYIQSLERLKGLNSKILLSGHGRLSDTPQDDVRIAIQRSHGLLSDTAQLFDPLDARSNFEPIMQSVRDLNKLDDA, encoded by the coding sequence ATGAGCGACCGCAAGCCGAGCCCGTTTCCGATCCTTTTGAACAACGACGTCTGCTCGCTGATCCAGGCCGCCGAGGATGTCTACCAGATCCGTTTCAAGAACCGCGCCGCCAACGCCTATCTGGTGCGCGGCAAGTCGCGCACCATCATGATCGATGTCGGGCTGTCCTCGAATTATCCGGCCTTGCTGGAGTGCCTGCATCATCTTGGTTGTCCGCCGGAAAAAATCGACATGGTGGTGCTCAGCCACGAGCATCTCGACCACATCGGCGCGGCCTATCATTTCCACGGTCGCACCATCATCGCCGCGCACCGGCTCGCCGCCAACAAGATCATGCTGCGCGACGATTTCTCGATGCTGCGCAAGATGTTCAACGAGCCGGATGTGGCGATCAATATCGATATCTGGCTGGAAGAGGGCAATTTGCTCGACCTCGGCAATTTCCGACTCAACGTGATGTATACGCCGGGCCACACCTCGGCCTGCATCAGCCTGTTCGACCAGGATCAGGGACTGCTGTTCGCCGCCGACACCCTGATGCCCGGCGGCGTGATGGGCGGGGTGTTCGGATCCGGCAGCATCAGTGACTACATCCAGTCGCTGGAACGGCTGAAGGGGCTGAACTCCAAGATCCTGTTGTCGGGACATGGAAGGCTGTCCGACACGCCGCAGGACGATGTCCGTATCGCGATCCAGCGCTCGCACGGACTGTTGTCCGACACCGCGCAATTGTTCGACCCGCTCGATGCGCGCTCGAATTTCGAGCCGATCATGCAGTCGGTGCGCGATCTCAACAAGCTCGACGACGCCTGA
- a CDS encoding TPM domain-containing protein — protein sequence MGIKRIGKHLLEHNWRVRRVFPPEALATIEQAIKAGEATHSGQVRFVVEGALDGKPLFRDQPARERALDLFSQLRIWDTAHNNGVLIYLLLADRDVEIIADRGIDAKVGREGWEKICKAMESDFKAGNFAGGVVRGIEAVSRQLAAHFPKHGGGKNELPDAPVVM from the coding sequence ATGGGCATCAAACGCATCGGCAAGCATCTTCTCGAGCACAATTGGCGGGTGCGACGTGTTTTCCCGCCGGAAGCGCTGGCGACGATCGAACAGGCGATCAAGGCAGGCGAGGCCACCCATTCGGGCCAGGTTCGTTTCGTGGTCGAAGGTGCGTTGGACGGCAAACCGCTGTTCCGCGACCAGCCGGCGCGCGAACGCGCGCTCGACCTTTTCTCGCAGCTGCGCATCTGGGACACCGCCCACAACAATGGCGTGCTGATCTATCTTTTGCTTGCCGACCGTGACGTCGAGATCATCGCCGACCGCGGCATCGACGCCAAGGTAGGCCGCGAGGGCTGGGAAAAGATCTGCAAGGCGATGGAGAGCGATTTCAAGGCGGGGAATTTTGCCGGCGGCGTCGTCAGGGGCATCGAGGCGGTGTCGCGGCAGCTGGCGGCGCATTTCCCCAAGCACGGCGGCGGTAAGAACGAACTGCCGGACGCGCCGGTGGTGATGTAG